One stretch of Lysobacterales bacterium DNA includes these proteins:
- a CDS encoding DUF1016 family protein, translated as MPDHHPFSNRSVLRPWSSFDRLVDELATLHGRARAAAARSVDEMLTLRSWLIGVWIVAFEQDGADRAAYGEGLLDALAAEFKRRGVTGLGASNLKNCRQLALTWPRLGIRQTASGEILPPLPELIRQTPSADLVPALPARSEPLPWQDDAWQARLRQELSFSHLLELSRVQEPLARAFYEVQALAQRWSVRELKRQRESMLFERVGLSRDKAAVLALAEQGHMLDTPAAIIRDPYVLEFLGLSERETYLEADLEASLIDHLQAFLLELGGDFAFLGRQYRITVGGRHHFIDLLFFHRRLRCLIAVDLKIGSFGHEDAGQMNFYLSYLRDNVALDDESDPIGIVLCADKDAEEVHYATGTLDNQVFVSRYLTRLPTEEQLRTWLADEKERLARRQTPN; from the coding sequence ATGCCCGATCACCACCCGTTCTCGAACCGCAGCGTGCTTCGACCTTGGTCGAGCTTTGATCGACTCGTCGACGAACTGGCGACGCTGCACGGGCGAGCCCGCGCTGCTGCCGCGCGATCGGTCGACGAAATGCTCACGCTGCGAAGCTGGCTGATCGGGGTGTGGATCGTTGCCTTTGAGCAGGACGGTGCCGACCGGGCTGCATACGGCGAGGGGCTGCTCGATGCGCTCGCTGCGGAGTTCAAGCGCCGTGGCGTCACCGGTCTCGGCGCGAGCAATCTCAAGAATTGCAGGCAGTTGGCGCTCACCTGGCCCCGGCTTGGAATTCGCCAGACGGCGTCTGGCGAAATTCTGCCGCCGCTGCCGGAGTTGATTCGGCAGACACCGTCTGCCGATTTGGTTCCTGCGCTGCCCGCACGCTCGGAGCCGCTGCCTTGGCAAGACGATGCATGGCAGGCAAGGTTGCGCCAGGAGCTCTCGTTCTCCCACCTGTTGGAGTTGTCTCGCGTTCAAGAGCCGCTGGCACGCGCCTTCTATGAGGTGCAGGCACTTGCCCAGCGCTGGAGCGTGCGCGAGCTGAAGCGCCAACGCGAGTCGATGCTCTTCGAGCGCGTCGGCCTGTCGCGTGACAAGGCGGCGGTGCTCGCGCTCGCGGAACAAGGGCACATGCTCGACACGCCCGCAGCGATTATCCGCGATCCCTATGTGCTCGAGTTTCTTGGCCTGTCCGAGCGCGAAACCTATCTGGAAGCTGATCTCGAGGCCTCGCTGATCGACCATCTCCAGGCCTTCTTGCTCGAACTGGGTGGCGACTTTGCCTTTCTCGGTCGCCAGTACCGCATCACCGTGGGCGGCCGCCACCACTTCATCGACTTGCTCTTCTTCCATCGGCGCCTGCGCTGCTTGATTGCAGTCGATCTCAAGATCGGTAGCTTCGGCCACGAGGACGCGGGGCAGATGAACTTCTACCTGAGCTACCTCCGCGACAACGTGGCGCTCGACGACGAATCCGACCCGATTGGCATCGTCCTGTGCGCCGACAAGGACGCCGAGGAGGTCCACTACGCAACGGGAACACTCGACAATCAGGTCTTTGTCTCACGTTACCTGACGCGCTTGCCGACCGAAGAGCAGCTGCGCACATGGCTCGCGGACGAAAAGGAACGCCTCGCTCGAAGGCAGACGCCCAACTGA
- a CDS encoding tail fiber domain-containing protein: MSRTLHSTLLHAALLAAIASSAHAAEFVYQGQLDDRGVPANGRYDLRIAAYTDEKSASGLMAPIEFSSVEVKDGRFELRFDAPLAKDREAWLEVAVRDVGAGNFATIPGRSKAISAPLIGACWSSTGDSGSDPATNFLGTTDAQPLVIKTGNVQSLRIEPSSILSGGLPITANAIAGSRVNGVTAGVRGATISGGGVPTGNSDPDFSAESPNQVADHYGTVGGGYGNVAGMDEGDLDLQSFAVVGGGKGNLAMGSQSTISGGWENQASGEFSYVGGGYQNIASGHTSTIGGGDNNSASADSGAVIGGGGENAASGSYSTVAGGGANMASGEFSAIGGGGYNTASGAYSTITGGAFNCAGGNLSSANGYRAKVRPGSESGSAGQGCIGVATVGTYGDRGAFVWADGQEASFVSTGPDQFLIRALNGVAINTNTPEANTALTVAGDAAVQAPAALSFGSLARQMINLYGTSYAIGVQSSTQYYRAGGSGYFAWFRGGVHSDTALDPGAGGTLLMTLGPGASTPTGTARAQSFTNVSDRAAKTGFAPIDAGEVLARVAQLPVSAWSYRDAPEVRHIGPVAQDFRAAFGLGDDERTISTVDTAGVALAAIQGLNAKLEAENAALREDNAAIRSELDALRELVESRLNAEH, encoded by the coding sequence ATGTCACGAACGCTGCACTCGACCTTGCTGCACGCCGCCCTGCTTGCCGCCATCGCCTCCAGCGCGCACGCTGCCGAGTTCGTCTACCAGGGCCAGCTCGATGATCGCGGCGTTCCCGCGAACGGTCGCTACGACCTGCGCATCGCCGCTTACACCGATGAAAAATCGGCATCGGGCCTGATGGCGCCCATCGAATTTTCGAGCGTCGAAGTCAAGGACGGCCGCTTCGAACTGCGCTTCGATGCGCCGCTCGCGAAGGACCGCGAAGCCTGGCTCGAAGTCGCGGTGCGCGATGTGGGCGCCGGCAACTTCGCGACCATTCCCGGCCGCAGCAAGGCCATCAGTGCGCCACTGATCGGTGCCTGCTGGAGCAGCACCGGCGATTCGGGCAGCGATCCGGCGACGAACTTTCTTGGTACCACCGACGCGCAGCCGCTGGTGATCAAGACTGGCAACGTCCAGAGCCTGCGCATCGAGCCCTCCAGCATCCTTTCGGGCGGCCTGCCGATAACCGCGAATGCGATCGCGGGATCGCGCGTCAACGGCGTGACGGCTGGTGTGCGTGGCGCGACCATTTCCGGCGGCGGCGTGCCCACCGGCAACAGCGACCCGGATTTCAGTGCCGAGTCACCGAACCAGGTTGCCGATCACTACGGAACCGTCGGCGGCGGCTATGGCAACGTGGCCGGCATGGATGAGGGAGATCTGGATCTGCAGTCGTTTGCGGTCGTGGGTGGTGGCAAGGGCAACTTGGCGATGGGAAGCCAAAGCACGATTTCGGGCGGCTGGGAAAATCAGGCCAGCGGCGAATTCAGCTACGTCGGTGGCGGCTATCAGAATATCGCCAGCGGGCACACCAGCACCATCGGCGGTGGCGATAACAACAGCGCATCCGCAGACTCCGGGGCGGTGATCGGCGGTGGCGGTGAGAACGCGGCCAGTGGTAGCTACAGCACCGTTGCGGGCGGAGGAGCGAACATGGCCAGTGGCGAATTCAGCGCGATCGGTGGTGGCGGTTACAACACTGCCAGCGGCGCCTACAGCACGATCACTGGCGGCGCCTTTAACTGTGCGGGTGGCAACTTGTCTTCGGCGAACGGATACCGCGCCAAGGTTCGCCCTGGTAGCGAGTCGGGAAGCGCAGGACAGGGTTGCATCGGCGTGGCAACGGTTGGCACATATGGTGACCGGGGTGCGTTCGTCTGGGCCGATGGCCAAGAAGCGAGCTTCGTTTCGACCGGCCCCGACCAGTTCCTGATCCGTGCCCTGAATGGCGTGGCGATCAACACCAACACGCCGGAGGCGAACACGGCGCTGACAGTCGCCGGTGATGCCGCGGTGCAGGCACCGGCAGCGCTGTCGTTCGGCAGTCTGGCGCGCCAGATGATCAACCTCTACGGTACCTCGTACGCCATCGGTGTGCAGTCGAGTACCCAGTACTACCGCGCTGGCGGCAGTGGCTACTTCGCCTGGTTCAGGGGTGGCGTGCACAGCGACACCGCGCTCGATCCGGGTGCCGGCGGTACCTTGCTGATGACGCTTGGCCCGGGTGCCAGTACGCCGACCGGTACGGCGCGTGCGCAGAGCTTCACCAACGTCAGCGACCGCGCGGCCAAGACCGGCTTTGCGCCGATCGACGCGGGCGAAGTGCTGGCGCGCGTGGCGCAATTGCCGGTCAGTGCATGGTCGTATCGCGACGCCCCCGAAGTGCGCCACATCGGCCCGGTCGCGCAGGACTTCCGCGCCGCTTTCGGCCTGGGCGATGACGAGCGCACGATCAGCACGGTCGACACCGCCGGCGTCGCCCTCGCCGCGATCCAGGGTCTGAACGCGAAGCTCGAAGCCGAGAATGCGGCGTTGCGTGAGGACAATGCGGCGATCCGGAGCGAGCTGGATGCGCTGCGCGAGCTGGTCGAAAGCCGCCTGAACGCGGAGCACTGA
- a CDS encoding RNA polymerase subunit sigma-70 has product MSAYTRDMPTPEAPASQWFDPLYAELKRIAHRHLEGNAGTLQTTGLVHEAWLKLGRAEALVEGEAHLLNLASRAMRQIVVDAARRRAAEKRGADVLRVTLDERIDVPGSGTEVDVLAIEQSLLRLERIEPRLAQVVEMHFYGGLGFPDISRALGITERTVFRDWRAARAMILSDLGGAH; this is encoded by the coding sequence GTGTCGGCTTACACTCGCGACATGCCCACGCCCGAAGCGCCCGCCTCGCAATGGTTCGACCCGCTCTATGCCGAGCTCAAGCGCATCGCGCATCGGCATCTGGAGGGCAATGCGGGCACGCTGCAGACCACCGGCCTGGTGCACGAGGCCTGGCTCAAGCTGGGTCGCGCCGAGGCGCTGGTCGAGGGCGAGGCGCACCTGCTCAACCTGGCCAGCCGCGCGATGCGCCAGATCGTGGTCGATGCGGCGCGCCGGCGTGCGGCGGAGAAGCGCGGTGCCGACGTGTTGCGCGTCACGCTCGACGAGCGCATCGACGTGCCGGGCAGCGGCACCGAAGTCGACGTGCTGGCGATCGAGCAGTCGCTGCTGCGCCTGGAACGGATCGAGCCGCGCCTGGCCCAGGTCGTGGAGATGCATTTCTACGGCGGGCTCGGCTTTCCCGACATCAGTCGCGCGCTCGGAATCACCGAACGCACCGTGTTCCGCGACTGGCGCGCGGCGCGGGCGATGATCCTCTCGGATCTCGGTGGTGCCCATTGA
- a CDS encoding serine/threonine protein kinase, producing the protein MITPESTDKQVDIDRTDLIALTRTLAGAEREAAAAPEVGTRFGRYRILQAIGSGGMGTVHLAEQMKPVRRQVAIKVMTIGRFSPEYRMRFEIERQSLARMGHPGIAQIFDAGATPEGDLYFVMEYVVGERFDLWYQRPAATLDQRLLLLRDACRAVAHAHAKGVLHCDLKPSNLMVAEVDGRPFAKLIDFGIAHSIGEGRHEAAGTPGYMSPEQFGQADIDTRSDVFSLGVLLFEAITDQRFRPWAAESLVPLASARQRVEDEPDGCPAFARRGLGGARMRELQAILDRALARDRDRRYAGADALADELDRFLAHQPVLAAGQGGFYAFRCFVRRHALLSAAVLVFAVVSAVLVWRLVAQLAETRRERDTADQVTGLLLDTFSAADPYAHPGGSISARDLLRGAAADIGQRAITPEVRVRVLRTLGEVQSRLELFADSAQSFATAAELTSDDAEHTRLQLAQAQALMNAEDFEAATTLADAALATLPVSAAADRADALLVRAEIGEYTEDLTRARALLAEAEPLVTMAHDPELRHRLQRLLGRVVLVGGDAAAAVTHLSAALETARTHFGEQDLRTLDTLSDLAVARAQAGDLERSEHERRAIVTLTERIWGEDSPGLAIALSNLGALLQRRGGDARLRESAEITQRAYDINRRMLGAESMDTALTANNLANVLSLLGQHAAAEPLHAAAVHGLEASLGSEHSHLGIALNNQARNLIRLGRAAEVEPLVERAGTILAASLGREHPRYAVWQLTRAEWLLAANRRAEAIVEVAAARTPIEASFAADSAEVARLRELQTATAGR; encoded by the coding sequence GTGATCACGCCCGAATCCACCGATAAGCAGGTCGACATCGACCGCACCGACCTGATCGCGCTCACGCGCACGCTCGCCGGTGCCGAGCGCGAGGCTGCGGCCGCGCCGGAAGTCGGCACGCGTTTCGGTCGTTACCGCATCCTGCAAGCGATCGGAAGCGGCGGCATGGGCACCGTCCATCTCGCCGAGCAGATGAAACCGGTGCGTCGCCAGGTGGCGATCAAGGTGATGACCATCGGTCGCTTCTCGCCCGAATACCGGATGCGCTTCGAGATCGAGCGCCAGTCGCTGGCGCGCATGGGCCATCCCGGCATCGCCCAGATCTTCGACGCCGGCGCCACCCCCGAGGGCGATCTCTACTTCGTCATGGAATACGTCGTCGGCGAACGCTTCGACCTTTGGTACCAGCGCCCGGCGGCCACGCTCGATCAGCGCCTGCTGCTGCTGCGCGACGCCTGCCGCGCCGTTGCGCACGCACATGCGAAAGGCGTGCTGCACTGCGACCTCAAGCCCTCCAACCTGATGGTGGCCGAAGTCGATGGCCGACCGTTCGCCAAGCTGATCGACTTCGGCATCGCGCATTCGATCGGCGAGGGTCGGCACGAAGCTGCCGGCACCCCCGGCTACATGAGCCCGGAGCAATTCGGGCAGGCCGACATCGACACCCGCAGCGACGTGTTCTCGCTCGGCGTGCTGCTGTTCGAGGCGATCACCGACCAGCGCTTCCGGCCCTGGGCTGCCGAGAGCCTGGTGCCGCTGGCGTCGGCGCGACAGCGCGTGGAGGACGAACCCGACGGCTGTCCGGCGTTCGCGCGCCGCGGCCTCGGCGGCGCCCGCATGCGCGAATTGCAAGCGATCCTCGACCGGGCGCTGGCACGCGACCGCGACCGGCGTTACGCCGGTGCCGACGCGCTGGCCGACGAACTCGACCGTTTCCTCGCGCACCAACCGGTGCTGGCCGCGGGCCAGGGCGGGTTCTACGCCTTCCGCTGCTTCGTGCGACGGCATGCGCTGCTCTCGGCCGCGGTACTGGTGTTCGCCGTGGTCAGCGCGGTGCTGGTCTGGCGACTGGTGGCGCAACTCGCGGAGACGCGGCGCGAACGCGACACCGCCGACCAGGTCACCGGCCTGCTGCTCGACACCTTCAGCGCCGCCGATCCGTACGCGCATCCGGGCGGCAGCATCAGCGCCCGCGATCTGCTGCGCGGCGCCGCCGCGGACATCGGCCAGCGTGCAATCACGCCCGAGGTGCGGGTGCGCGTGCTGCGGACCTTGGGCGAGGTGCAGTCGCGACTGGAACTGTTCGCGGATTCCGCGCAGTCCTTCGCCACCGCCGCCGAGTTGACCAGCGACGACGCCGAACACACGCGCCTGCAACTGGCGCAGGCGCAGGCGTTGATGAATGCCGAGGACTTCGAGGCCGCCACCACGCTCGCCGACGCCGCACTCGCGACGCTGCCGGTGAGCGCCGCGGCCGACCGCGCCGACGCGCTGCTGGTGCGCGCCGAAATCGGCGAATACACCGAGGACCTGACCCGCGCACGCGCGCTGCTTGCCGAAGCCGAGCCGCTGGTCACGATGGCGCACGATCCGGAACTGCGCCATCGCCTGCAGCGCCTGCTCGGCCGCGTCGTGCTCGTGGGCGGCGATGCGGCTGCCGCGGTGACGCACCTCTCCGCAGCACTCGAGACCGCACGCACGCATTTCGGCGAACAGGACCTGCGCACCCTCGACACGCTCTCCGATCTCGCGGTGGCACGCGCCCAAGCCGGCGACCTCGAACGTTCCGAACACGAACGCCGCGCCATCGTCACCCTGACCGAGCGCATCTGGGGCGAAGACAGCCCCGGGCTCGCGATCGCACTCAGCAACCTCGGCGCGCTCCTGCAGCGCCGCGGCGGCGATGCCCGCCTGCGCGAATCGGCCGAGATCACGCAGCGCGCCTACGACATCAACCGGCGCATGCTCGGGGCCGAGTCGATGGACACCGCGCTCACCGCCAACAACCTGGCGAACGTGCTCAGCCTGCTCGGCCAGCACGCCGCCGCCGAACCGCTGCACGCGGCCGCAGTGCATGGGCTCGAAGCAAGCCTCGGCAGCGAGCATTCGCACCTCGGCATCGCGCTCAACAACCAGGCACGCAACCTGATCCGCCTCGGCCGCGCCGCAGAGGTCGAACCGCTGGTCGAGCGCGCCGGGACCATCCTCGCCGCCAGCCTCGGCCGCGAACACCCGCGTTACGCTGTATGGCAACTCACCCGCGCCGAATGGCTGCTGGCCGCCAACCGCCGCGCCGAAGCCATCGTCGAAGTCGCCGCCGCCCGCACCCCGATCGAAGCCAGCTTCGCCGCCGACAGCGCCGAAGTCGCGCGCCTGCGCGAATTGCAGACGGCGACTGCGGGGCGCTGA
- a CDS encoding right-handed parallel beta-helix repeat-containing protein, which yields MIEHRAHFAGLCLLLFAAPALARDWHVRTDGNDSGDGTPTAPLASLRAALDRADPGDVVRVHAGTYFETAPIDANAAGTSGMPIVVEPADGSRPVFDAIGMAPDSNFVRVGGSHYIFRGLEFRNARRTTFSVWGGQDITIEDCWVHHSVRGALYPGNGAVRIRFLDNRVWRNVQVNNPPVEGGGWPSAVNLSDDGDVVTGNRIFENFGEGIGLYGRHHAVRDNQVRDNWSIDIYVSNATDSTVERNTLLALGTPEFLRFGAAAIGINLANESASDPIQLDAIRIANNLIGGPRRRCLGQWNGYSGVPMHAVEIRANTLACAASDVAWHADAGDHGGSVFAGNLVWQRNPVQPVASVSGSSGISYDHNLWFGGNAPPAAVQGAGDLLADPQLANADALDAEGFLPIASSPAVDAAVPASIAEDLHALPRPFGPAPDLGAIEYRPPLLRDGFE from the coding sequence ATGATCGAGCACCGAGCGCACTTCGCCGGCCTCTGCCTGCTGCTCTTCGCCGCCCCCGCGCTGGCGCGCGACTGGCACGTGCGCACCGATGGCAACGACAGTGGCGACGGCACCCCGACCGCGCCGTTGGCGAGCCTGCGTGCGGCCCTGGACCGCGCCGATCCCGGCGATGTGGTGCGCGTGCACGCCGGGACCTATTTCGAGACCGCGCCGATCGACGCCAACGCTGCGGGTACCTCCGGCATGCCGATCGTGGTTGAGCCGGCGGATGGCTCGCGCCCGGTGTTCGACGCCATTGGCATGGCCCCCGACAGCAACTTCGTGCGCGTCGGCGGCAGCCACTACATCTTCCGCGGACTCGAGTTCCGCAACGCGCGGCGCACCACGTTCTCGGTCTGGGGCGGACAGGACATCACCATCGAGGACTGCTGGGTCCACCACAGCGTGCGCGGCGCGCTGTATCCGGGCAATGGCGCGGTGCGCATTCGCTTCCTCGACAACCGCGTCTGGCGCAACGTGCAGGTCAACAACCCGCCGGTCGAAGGTGGCGGCTGGCCGTCGGCGGTGAACCTCAGCGATGACGGCGACGTGGTGACGGGCAACCGGATCTTCGAGAACTTCGGCGAAGGCATCGGCCTCTACGGCCGCCACCACGCGGTGCGCGACAACCAAGTGCGCGACAACTGGTCGATCGACATCTACGTCAGCAATGCCACCGACAGCACGGTCGAACGCAACACGCTGCTCGCGCTCGGCACTCCGGAGTTCCTGCGCTTCGGCGCCGCGGCGATCGGCATCAACCTGGCGAATGAGAGCGCCAGCGATCCGATCCAGCTCGACGCCATCCGCATCGCCAACAATCTGATCGGCGGACCGCGTCGTCGCTGTCTGGGTCAGTGGAACGGTTACTCCGGCGTGCCGATGCACGCCGTCGAAATCCGCGCCAACACCCTGGCCTGTGCCGCCAGCGACGTCGCCTGGCACGCCGACGCCGGCGACCACGGCGGCAGCGTGTTCGCCGGCAATCTGGTCTGGCAGCGCAACCCGGTGCAGCCGGTCGCCAGCGTCAGCGGCAGCAGTGGCATCAGCTACGACCACAACCTCTGGTTCGGCGGCAACGCCCCGCCGGCCGCAGTGCAGGGCGCGGGCGACTTGCTCGCCGATCCGCAGCTCGCCAACGCCGACGCGCTCGACGCCGAAGGCTTCCTGCCGATCGCGAGCTCACCCGCCGTCGATGCCGCCGTGCCCGCGAGCATCGCCGAAGACCTGCACGCCCTGCCGCGCCCGTTCGGCCCCGCGCCCGATCTCGGCGCCATCGAGTATCGACCGCCGTTACTGCGCGACGGCTTCGAATAG
- a CDS encoding FHA domain-containing protein encodes MSSFDDIDASPRRPTSGATRSLRAHRALNGYVLSLAALHEDAQVGLAALQSEARRWGQSHGLPARDPAQTPACYWSYLQPPEAVQRECRFLLHEGRFRLGRSPDADLHFDCPGVSRRHAEIVVLPTRGALVRDLGSVNGTRIDGELITEAAIDGWVVLDIGPLRLNLGPDGLA; translated from the coding sequence ATGAGCAGCTTCGACGACATCGACGCAAGTCCACGGCGGCCCACCTCCGGTGCCACCCGCTCGCTGCGCGCCCACCGAGCGCTGAACGGCTACGTGCTGTCGCTGGCGGCGCTGCACGAAGACGCGCAGGTGGGGCTCGCCGCGCTGCAGTCCGAGGCGCGCCGCTGGGGCCAAAGCCACGGGCTGCCGGCACGGGACCCGGCGCAGACCCCCGCCTGCTACTGGTCCTACCTGCAGCCGCCCGAGGCGGTGCAGCGCGAATGTCGCTTCCTGCTGCACGAGGGTCGTTTCCGCCTCGGCCGCTCGCCTGACGCCGACCTGCACTTCGACTGCCCGGGCGTGTCGCGCCGGCACGCGGAGATCGTGGTGCTGCCGACCCGCGGTGCCTTGGTGCGCGACCTCGGCTCGGTGAACGGCACGCGCATCGACGGCGAGCTGATTACCGAAGCCGCGATCGACGGCTGGGTCGTGCTCGACATCGGACCGCTGCGCCTGAACCTCGGCCCGGACGGGCTGGCCTGA
- a CDS encoding CSLREA domain-containing protein, with translation MKPLLASLFQPARHGLHALLVAALVASGPTLAATILVNSAGDDNINGDGACSLREAVENANYDYGARIDCVAGTVGMDVIEIAPGLGTMQLAQGEIVIKRTLRIVGPAGRQEISGGNSSRIFHADFTLQTPGLAHELRFENLLLRDGRAIALPIGCGGAIRLHDANIIVTSRVIIDNLAFTENVAGDSAGRGGAVCAEDVDELTIRNSHFDSNRAYNTGAAGQYATGGAVWMLDGDSLRIENSQFEGNVAEGSNAEAGALWVQNVGSFTLAHSTLRGNGTTLTPSASAVLLYDVAQSWVSDSLLDSNGNRDGAGNPRDDASVFRATAGSGALSVSNTWFKNNRGTALRPGRELYLSNSTISGGVATGASAITTVVTQRIEIGSSSIVNNLGGFAAIDALDTPIRIENSTIAHNVATDVGEPGGLRVHNAWGWLRSTLITDNAGAAGNALASGTDPRLYADYSQFGDPAGEIYAGGHNLFHNDGGLGILADYGCATKVGASLFEAPVCVQLRALNGNSPALDRGDDYGHAYDQRGSGFAREVAPAVNVADIGAYEYQVPQITIEAVDASRVEGNGGTTAFSFRVLRSGDTRVPSSVGWLPEGHGTHQADAGDFPPTTWAGGTVHFAIGQTEATLLIHVNGDSSAENTEGFAVSLGTPTNGRLGSASTATGQIINDDSFFPSAVLSLTRLEGDRNEGQYFSTKHRFRVTRAQVTTGICSFQLEVLAGSGPFAPDAADFVGWTPGVPMTYVMLPGATQWDIDVDVAGDSALEFDETFDLRLQNASGCGIDTNANQVSSTIRNDDSSLWIEAVTASAPEGHAGSTPFSMMLRRGSSDLHPATVTWTVSGTGANPASAADFSGGVFPSGTTTFAAGQSEMLMVISVAGDTGNEPDEGFRVTLSNPSGGDIYPTGHVDATIVNDDAIGANEIFKNSFE, from the coding sequence ATGAAGCCATTGCTCGCATCCCTGTTCCAGCCGGCCCGGCACGGTCTGCACGCTTTACTCGTGGCCGCTCTGGTTGCCTCGGGACCCACGCTCGCCGCCACCATCCTGGTGAACAGTGCCGGGGACGACAACATCAACGGCGACGGCGCGTGCTCGCTGCGCGAGGCGGTGGAAAATGCCAACTACGACTACGGCGCCAGGATCGACTGCGTCGCGGGCACGGTGGGCATGGACGTGATCGAGATCGCGCCCGGCCTCGGCACCATGCAGCTGGCGCAGGGCGAAATCGTGATCAAGCGCACCCTGCGCATCGTTGGCCCCGCGGGACGACAGGAGATCAGCGGCGGCAACAGCTCGCGCATCTTCCACGCCGACTTCACCTTGCAGACGCCGGGTCTCGCGCACGAGCTGCGTTTCGAGAACCTGTTGCTGCGCGACGGGCGCGCGATCGCGTTGCCGATCGGCTGCGGCGGGGCGATCCGGCTGCACGACGCGAACATCATCGTTACCAGCCGAGTGATCATCGACAACCTGGCCTTCACCGAGAACGTGGCTGGCGACAGCGCCGGTCGCGGCGGTGCGGTTTGCGCCGAAGACGTGGACGAACTCACCATCCGCAACTCGCACTTCGACAGCAACCGCGCTTACAACACTGGGGCCGCCGGCCAGTACGCGACCGGCGGTGCGGTGTGGATGCTCGACGGCGACAGCCTGCGCATCGAGAACTCGCAGTTCGAGGGCAATGTCGCCGAGGGCAGCAACGCCGAGGCCGGCGCGCTCTGGGTCCAGAACGTTGGCTCGTTCACGCTGGCGCACAGCACCCTGCGTGGCAACGGCACCACCCTGACGCCGTCCGCGTCTGCCGTGCTCTTGTACGACGTCGCCCAGAGCTGGGTCAGCGACAGCCTGCTGGACAGCAACGGCAACCGGGATGGCGCCGGCAACCCGCGGGACGACGCCTCGGTGTTCCGCGCCACCGCCGGCAGCGGCGCGCTTTCGGTCTCGAACACCTGGTTCAAGAACAACCGCGGTACGGCACTGCGGCCGGGCAGGGAGCTGTACCTATCGAATTCGACGATCTCGGGTGGGGTGGCGACTGGCGCCTCGGCGATCACGACCGTGGTGACCCAGCGGATCGAAATCGGTTCCAGCAGTATCGTGAACAACCTCGGCGGCTTCGCGGCGATCGATGCACTGGACACGCCGATCCGGATCGAGAACAGCACGATCGCGCACAACGTGGCCACCGACGTCGGCGAGCCCGGCGGGTTGCGCGTGCACAATGCCTGGGGCTGGTTGCGCAGCACCCTGATCACCGACAACGCGGGTGCCGCCGGCAACGCCCTGGCCTCGGGTACCGACCCGCGCCTGTATGCCGATTACAGCCAGTTCGGCGACCCCGCCGGCGAGATCTACGCCGGCGGCCACAACCTGTTCCACAACGATGGCGGCCTCGGCATCCTGGCCGACTACGGCTGCGCCACCAAGGTCGGCGCCAGCCTGTTCGAAGCCCCGGTTTGCGTGCAACTGCGCGCGCTGAACGGCAACAGCCCGGCACTCGATCGCGGCGACGACTATGGCCACGCCTACGACCAGCGTGGCTCCGGCTTCGCGCGCGAAGTGGCCCCGGCGGTCAACGTCGCCGACATCGGCGCCTACGAATACCAGGTGCCGCAGATCACGATCGAGGCCGTGGATGCATCCAGGGTCGAAGGCAACGGCGGCACTACGGCGTTCTCGTTCCGCGTGCTTCGCAGCGGTGACACGCGCGTCCCGAGTTCGGTGGGCTGGCTGCCCGAGGGTCATGGTACGCATCAGGCCGACGCCGGCGACTTCCCGCCCACGACCTGGGCCGGAGGCACCGTCCACTTCGCCATCGGGCAGACCGAGGCGACCCTCCTCATCCACGTCAACGGCGACTCCTCGGCCGAGAACACCGAGGGCTTCGCGGTGTCGCTCGGCACGCCGACCAACGGCCGGCTCGGCAGCGCTTCCACCGCCACCGGCCAGATCATCAACGACGACTCGTTCTTCCCGAGCGCAGTGCTGTCGCTGACGCGGCTTGAAGGCGACCGCAACGAAGGCCAGTACTTCAGCACCAAGCACCGCTTTCGCGTCACCCGCGCGCAGGTGACCACCGGCATCTGCTCGTTCCAGCTGGAAGTGCTCGCCGGCAGCGGGCCGTTTGCTCCCGACGCCGCGGACTTCGTGGGCTGGACCCCGGGCGTTCCCATGACCTACGTGATGCTGCCGGGCGCCACCCAGTGGGACATCGACGTCGACGTCGCGGGCGATTCCGCGCTCGAGTTCGACGAAACCTTCGATCTGCGCCTGCAGAACGCCAGCGGCTGCGGCATCGACACCAACGCGAACCAGGTCAGCTCGACCATCCGCAACGACGACAGTTCGCTGTGGATCGAAGCGGTCACCGCCTCGGCGCCGGAAGGCCATGCCGGCAGCACGCCGTTCAGCATGATGCTGCGTCGTGGCAGCAGCGACCTGCACCCGGCGACGGTGACCTGGACGGTCTCCGGTACCGGCGCAAACCCCGCCAGTGCCGCGGACTTCAGCGGCGGTGTCTTCCCCTCGGGCACCACGACCTTCGCTGCCGGACAGTCCGAAATGCTGATGGTGATCAGCGTCGCCGGCGACACCGGCAACGAACCCGATGAAGGCTTCCGCGTCACGCTGTCCAACCCGAGCGGCGGCGACATTTACCCGACCGGCCACGTCGACGCCACCATCGTCAACGACGACGCCATCGGCGCCAACGAGATCTTCAAGAACTCGTTCGAGTAG